The following are encoded in a window of Phragmites australis chromosome 22, lpPhrAust1.1, whole genome shotgun sequence genomic DNA:
- the LOC133904388 gene encoding LOW QUALITY PROTEIN: cation/calcium exchanger 5-like (The sequence of the model RefSeq protein was modified relative to this genomic sequence to represent the inferred CDS: substituted 1 base at 1 genomic stop codon): protein MAAVTLLAIGNGAPDAFASATALGGAGGMPRAGLAAILSAGAFVSAFVVGGVALIAAPFAVPPASFARDLVFYLLAASGLFYICLSAEIFLCQAVGLVLFYVVFVGLVFYMDLGAEGKAVSAAELEMANGSGRVAMDSGGSQATSQQHPALCAVLSKVTKVWEWPIAFVLKLTIPSTLPSEWNKVYICANICLCPLILLYSFSSFIPLDTQIVFLLPQIRFPLWSVVLFASFCLALSHVLFEKEALETEHIASTLISFIMSVIWISTMAGEPLNCLAAIGGIMDFPPAILGMTVLAWGNSVGDFVSDVALAKAGQPTIAIAGCFAGPMLNMLVGLGTALVVQTARVYPXAYVLEFHIGIVVAFVFLLLSLMGALLVVSWARFRVPRFWGYCLMGLYIMFTIVSIAIASSAG, encoded by the exons ATGGCCGCCGTCACGCTCCTCGCGATCGGCAACGGCGCGCCCGACGCGTTCGCTTCCGCCACCGCGCTCGGCGGCGCCGGAGGGATGCCCAGGGCGGGGCTCGCCGCCATCCTCTCCGCCGGCGCGTTCGTCTCCGCGTTCGTCGTGGGCGGCGTCGCGCTCATCGCAGCACCCTTCGCCGTCCCGCCCGCGTCGTTCGcgcgggacttggtcttctacCTCCTCGCGGCGTCCGGGCTGTTCTACATCTGCCTCAGCGCCGAGATTTTCCTGTGCCAGGCCGTGGGGCTCGTGCTCTTCTACGTCGTCTTCGTGGGGTTAGTGTTCTACATGGATTTGGGTGCGGAGGGGAAGGCCGTGAGCGCCGCCGAGCTGGAGATGGCTAATGGCAGTGGCCGCGTTGCGATGGACAGTGGAGGATCACAAGCAACAAGCCAACAACACCCTGCTTTGTGTGCGGTGCTCAGCAAA GTAACAAAAGTTTGGGAGTGGCCCATTGCATTTGTTCTGAAGCTTACAATACCATCAACCCTTCCTTCTGAATGGAACAAAGTTTACATTTGTGCGAACATCTGTCTATGCCCTCTCATCCTCCTGTATTCTTTCAGTTCATTCATTCCTTTGGATACCCAAATAGTGTTtcttctccctcaaatccgcttCCCTCTATGGTCTGTTGTGCTTTTTGCTAGCTTTTGTTTGGCTCTATCCCACGTCCTCTTTGAGAAAGAAGCCTTAGAAACAGAACACATCGCAAGTACCCTCATTTCTTTCATAATGAGTGTCATCTGGATCTCAACCATGGCTGGAGAGCCCCTGAACTGCCTCGCAGCAATTGGAGGTATCATGGATTTCCCTCCGGCTATACTTGGCATGACGGTCTTGGCTTGGGGGAATTCTGTGGGTGACTTCGTCTCTGATGTGGCATTAGCCAAGGCTGGCCAACCTACGATCGCCATTGCTGGCTGCTTTGCTGGTCCAATGCTCAATATGCTGGTTGGATTGGGAACTGCCCTAGTAGTACAAACAGCAAGAGTGTATCCCTAAGCTTATGTACTCGAATTCCATATTGGAATCGTTGTTGCATTTGTATTTCTTCTTCTAAGCTTGATGGGCGCCCTGTTGGTGGTCAGCTGGGCTAGGTTTCGGGTACCCAGATTTTGGGGCTACTGCCTTATGGGGCTATACATCATGTTTACCATAGTGAGTATTGCTATTGCGAGCTCTGCTGGATGA